Genomic segment of Kibdelosporangium phytohabitans:
CCCCTCGGCGCCGCCGACCCGGTGGGAGATGACCAAGGCTGTCAGGGTGGCGACTTCGCCGTGATCGCCGGCGAATTCGACCACCGGTCAGGATCTGACCTGAATGGGTCATAGCGTGCGTGGTGTCGGCACAACAGACAGAAGGAGCCACCACGATGGTCCAGATCGACCACAACCAACCGCTTGGGACGCCCACCTGGATGGATCTCGCCGTGCCGGATCTGGCGGGGACGAAAGAGTTCTACGGTGCCGTGTTCGGCTGGACCTTCGCCGAGGACGAGCGGGGAACCGTGTGCCGGCTTCGTGGCTTGGCGGTCGCCGGATTGCGGGAGGAAACCCCCGGGTACGGCTGGGAAGTGCACATCGCGACCGACGACTGCGCCGGGACCGTCGAGCGCGCCACGGCTGCGGGTGGCGTGGTCGTGCGAGAGCCACACGACGTCGGGCAGCTCTGCCGCGCGGCGATCGTGACGGACCCGACCGGGACTCGGTTCGGGCTCTGGCAGGGCCGGAGCGAGCCGGGGTGTCGTCTGGTCAACGAGCCGGACACGTTGGTGCGCAACGATCTCGTGACCCCGGACCCCGGCCGGGCGCGCGACTTCTACACAAAGGTCTTCGACTTCACCCTGGATGGCAACGACGTGCACCTGCCCGGCGTCGATTTCACCTTCCTGCGGCGGCCGGACGGGCACGAGATCGGTGGCATCCTGGGCACCACAGAAAGCGAAGTCTCCCTCTGGGAGACCAACTTCGCGGTCGCGGACGCCGACGAGACCATGGCGAAGGTGGCTGCCGCCGGTGGCACCGCGGGGGAACTCGATGACATGCCCTACGCCCGGGTGGGCAAGGCCGTGGACCCGTTCGGCAACGAGTTCTTGGTGGGTTCGCAGCCGAAGTAGGACTTTGGCTTTCCGTGCCGGAACCTCCCCCGCCGGATGCCCTGGACGTGGTCGATCGCGGGTCAGCGCTCCTCACCGCCCTGCTTTTCCTCCGGCCACGCCCGAGTTCTCGGGCGGCCCCGGACAGCCCCGCGAACCGGCCGCGGAACTCGGCCACATCCACGACCCACCATCCGCCACAGCAGTGACAACACCGAAGTCGACGACATGGTTCACGATCCCCACTCGACCCAGGCGGTGATGAATTCAACGGACTTGGTCACGTCAAGGCTCCGATCCACCGTGACGCTGTGCGGCGTGCGCGCGACCAGACTGACTCGAACTCTGCTGCCGTGGTGGTCACTGCCCGGAACTCCTCCTGCGCGTTGATCTCTTCCAGGACCGGAAACGGGCGCCTCACCCCAGTGCGATCGTGCCGGTGTCCCGTCTGGCGGCGTCACCGGCCCAGCGTCCGCGGAAGCGAACGAGCGTGCGCGTGCACCCACCAGGCGAGCGGAAGTGCGATCAGCCCGACTGCCTGGATCGCGAGCAACGCCGCAACGATGCCCCAACGGTCCGCCACCACACCGGCTCCGAGAGCGACGAGCGCGTAAAGCACGCTGCCGAGCAACGACGCGAGCGAACCCATCGTCGCGCGTTCCCGGTCGGTGAACTCGCGCTGCAGCAACGTCTGCTGGGCGGTTGTCGACATGCCATACGCCGGTGACCCAAGCAGCACTGGCGAGAACACCGTCGGCTTGACCAGTGCCACGGTGTTCACCACGTTGTCGAACAGTTCACCGAACAGCAGCGTGCGGGCCGCGCCCACCCGGCCGATCACCCAACCGCTGACGCGGAAGCCGACGAAGGCCACGCCATGGCCGAAGGTGCGCCACAGGCCCAGCGCCCAGAGCGGCCACAGCCCTGCCACGAAAGCAGGCGACAACTGGGCCGCGCTTTCGCTGCTGTAACGAAGCGCCGACACCAGCGTCATGCG
This window contains:
- a CDS encoding VOC family protein — protein: MVQIDHNQPLGTPTWMDLAVPDLAGTKEFYGAVFGWTFAEDERGTVCRLRGLAVAGLREETPGYGWEVHIATDDCAGTVERATAAGGVVVREPHDVGQLCRAAIVTDPTGTRFGLWQGRSEPGCRLVNEPDTLVRNDLVTPDPGRARDFYTKVFDFTLDGNDVHLPGVDFTFLRRPDGHEIGGILGTTESEVSLWETNFAVADADETMAKVAAAGGTAGELDDMPYARVGKAVDPFGNEFLVGSQPK
- a CDS encoding DUF6881 domain-containing protein, whose product is MRRPFPVLEEINAQEEFRAVTTTAAEFESVWSRARRTASRWIGALT